In Periplaneta americana isolate PAMFEO1 chromosome 4, P.americana_PAMFEO1_priV1, whole genome shotgun sequence, one DNA window encodes the following:
- the LOC138697528 gene encoding oxaloacetate tautomerase FAHD1, mitochondrial-like, with protein MVERGASMMTDAKPMFSKYNMSDFKVFGKKILGAGLNYKSLLSEKGLLNPEKPTIFLKPTSSYIVQGQNIEVPEDFEIIQEVELGVVIGKHCKKVSEHEAMEYIAGYCLALDMTNGTVMKESQSQGLPWCLAKGFDTACPVSAFVPLEKIPDPNNIRIWSKVNGKLRQDSNTSDMMFGVTYLVSYISQFMTLEPGDLIITGSPPGMCPVVDGDVIEAGLGDILTVKFSVTGKQQD; from the exons ATGGTAGAACGTGGAGCAAGTATGATGACAGATGCTAAACCTATGTTTTCGAAATATAATATGTCAGACTTCAAGGTATTCGGTAAGAAAATACTTGGAGCTGGATTAAattataa ATCGTTGCTATCGGAGAAAGGGCTTCTAAACCCAGAGAAACCAACAATTTTCTTGAAGCCTACATCGTCTTACATCGTACAGGGTCAGAATATTGAA GTGCCTGAAGACTTCGAAATAATTCAAGAAGTGGAATTAGGTGTGGTGATTGGTAAACATTGTAAGAAGGTTTCCGAGCATGAAGCTATGGAGTATATTGCAGGCTACTGTTTGGCTTTAGATATGACAAATGGTACAGTAATG AAAGAATCACAATCCCAAGGTCTGCCATGGTGCTTAGCAAAAGGTTTTGACACTGCTTGCCCTGTGAGCGCATTTGTACCTCTGGAGAAGATTCCAGATCCTAACAACATCCGAATTTGGTCTAAAGTAAATGGAAAACTGCGACAGGATTCCAACACCTCAGACATGATGTTTGGTGTTACTTATCTAGTTAGTTATATATCCCAGTTTATGACTTTAGAACCAGGTGACCTCATTATAACTGGCTCTCCACCAGGAATGTGCCCTGTTGTTGATGGTGACGTAATTGAGGCAGGTTTAGGAGATATCCTTACTGTTAAATTTTCTGTGACTGGCAAACAGCAAGACTAA